The Thalassotalea piscium sequence TTTCACATTATCATCTTGTTCTATCTTAATTGTGCCTTTACCTGTATTACTGATATCAGCTAATTGGGCTTGCTTTTTAACTGCCAAAATTTTGGCCTTATGTTTCGTTGTTATAAAAAGCTCTTGTTCCTGTTTTACTCGTTCATGGATAGCCATCCTGGCCTTCGCTAAGCCCAAACTATCTTTAGATTCTCTTATAATTTCTCGGTTAATTTTTTTGATTGTTTTATGCTCATAAAGGCTCAGGCCTTTTGTATAACCAGAAAGGTCTGTACAAGGTACTTCAAGGTAACTATTTAACTCATCAAGGTAGACATAAATTTTTGAAATATCATCAGGGTCTACCTTGATGATTTTTTTTATCGTTTTCTTGGTTTGTGGGTAATGTTTACGATAATCAGCTAAAGCTGTCGAGTCATACATCAACTCTTCAAATTTAAAGCCATTTCTGGTTAATGTTCTTTCGTCAGAGATCCTCATTAAGACAGAAAACCTTTCCTCTTCTTCATCACTCATCTTAAGTGGAGGATAAACATCAAAACCCGTATTCCACTGTTTTATTGGAATACGAGTTTCTCGTGAATCACTTTCTTGATGGTGTACATCAACAATCCAACGATGAAACTCTTCAACAAAAGTTGAAAAACGCATAATTGCATCTTTTTCAGGTTTATATTCTTCTTTTTCTAAAATATTTGAAAATGTTTTACCTGGTAATTCAGATAAAAAGTATTGATTAATCACCCCAAAAAATCTTTCCACAAATGGTTTTAACCATGGTTTTCGAACAGGGTTATATTGAATATTTATTCCTGCTGAGTGACAAGCATGCTCTAAACTTTTAGACCAAAACTCAGCACCATTATCCACAACCAAATTCTCTATCTTACCATAGCAAGGCCAGTCATTTTGTAACTCTATGCTAAGGGAATCGAGCGATTTAGGCTTAATTGCATGGGAAATTGCTTTCGCAGCTGATACATAAGAGGGACATTTATAACTTAGGTGAAATCCCATAATACAGCCACTAAAAACATCTATAAGTAATGTTAAATAAGGCCGACCAATAGGAATAAGTAATTCGTCATCAAGAAGAATTAAATCAAGTGGTGTATGATCTATTTCTACACGCTCGAGTATTCTCGTAGGCGGTATATGTGAAGAGCAATAAGCAAACCATTGATCTGCCTTGAACTTACCGTGTCTTGCAACTGCAAGTGGGTAAGGAGGTAGTGCTTTAATCCTTTTATTAAATGCAGTATAGGATACCGCTGGTATTTTACCCTCAACGATTTTTTCATTTGCAATAACAATAAGATCCTTATAGTACTGGTATGCCTTAGAAACCTTAGGTCTTTTAGCATCCAAAAATCGCTCTAAAGCTTTATCAAAAAAAGCCTCATCTCCTTCTATACGTTTTTTTCTATTACCCCTTTTATGATGCTCAGAAACAAGAGAAGCAAGATCTCCATTACTCTCTATATACTTTTTACGCCAACGAGCAACAGTTCGCCAATTAGGGCGATTTGAGTTACCTTCATTAAATAATTTATCAATAATTGGATTTATATTTTTTTGAGTCCAACCACCTTTAATTTCTTTGTCGATAAAACTAATTAACTTATATTTATCTAGCGCTTTTTCTTTTAAAAAATCTGGGAAAGTATCTAAATCCCGCTTTATTAAATTAGCGTTATCTAATTTAACATATTGAGAGGGAGTTTCAGGTTTATTAGGTATTATTGATTCATCAAACTCATCATTAAAATCAGTCATAAACTGGCCATAAAGTCGGATTATTAGTCAAATCATCACGGCTTAAGTCTGCTCTTAAAAAACCTTTATGTATTAATGCATATAAGAAAGACCGCGCTTCACCAGTTGATAATCCTACTTGAGAGCTAACATCATTAAATTTCATGGCACCTGATTTTTGAATAAGATTGAGCAGTTCCTTCTGAACAGTATTAACACCATAAACGCCTGAGTATCTATGCAATAGTTTCAAGTTATTTAGAATAGGATTAACTCTAATTTGCCTATCGGTTACTAAGATGAGCTCTCGCCCCAATTTTAAAGATGCTTTTCGTTTAGCCTTAAATTTGGCTCTAAACAATAGAGATGATATCTGGCTATATGGCTTATATTCGTGATATTTCTCATTACTATTTTTATATAGAATCAAAGCATCTGGGGTATAAGGAAAGATTTTTCCATTGAATTCATATTTGAAACCTTCCGGCTGACTGCCATAATCTTCAATTTCATCGTTATATTCATGATGAAAACAAGCATCAAACTCCAATGTACTCTCACACATAATGACTTCATTAACTTTTGCACTAGCGAATTTAAATACGTTTTTGTTTGGAGAAGGCTTTCTCAAATTTCGAATATACATACAATAAACCAAGTATTTTTATTGGTATTGAGTATAAACCAACCGAAATAAATAAACAATTTGTCATTATATGGCTTAATTTCAAATTAATACTATGATTTAAATGGAATTATATATGTAATAAAATTTAATTTATATTTTTTATGTCAAGTTATGATTTAAATTTGTCACATTATGGTTTCATTATGTCACTTTATGGTTTCAGCGACACCTGTTTCCACAGTCGCTTTATATGTTCAGCTACGCGAAAGGCATTGGCATAAATGGTAAAGGTATAGGGTACGCTGCCACCTGTTGGCATAAAAGAGCCGTCGGTTACATAAAGGTTATTTACTTCATGTGCCCGACAATTTTTATCTAGCACTGATGTTTTCGGGTCGACACCAAATCTACAGCCACCTGCCATTAAATTTGTTGGCGGATAACTACTTACCGATGTGCTTATGTTTTCAGCACCCATAGCTTCTAGTAGCTTTGCGCCTTTTTCCGCTAAGTATTCGCCTACTAGCAAGTCGTGACCATGAGCACCAATACGTACTTTTGCCACGGGGTCGCCCCATTTGTCAGTAGTTTCTTGATCAAGGGTGACAAAACAATCGTCGGTAGGCAACCAGTCGTTAAACACTTCAAATCGTAAGGTTTTGTATGAAGTAAACTCTTTATGTAATGCTGCTTGTAGTTGTTTGCCCCACATTAGCTCGCCATTTTCATCTCGCTCTGTACCTCGCGCTCTGGCAATTGGGTTTTGGTAGAAGAGAAAGTCAATAGTGCCACCTTTTGCTTTACCTTGCTGGTTTGCGCCATTAAAGTTTTTATCGTTTATCTGATACCAATCTTGTAGTGCGCGGTTTATAAATGGGCCTACTTGTTTTAACTCTGCTTGTTTTTGTTCAGTGAGTTGATCATAGCTAAAGTCTCCTTGCCCTGTGCCACCCGCACTAAAAACAAGATTCTTACCTACTTGCCCATTGTTATTTGCTAAGCCATTAGGAAATTTTTTACTTTTTGATGCTAACAATAAGCGCGAGGTTTCAATTGCCTGGCAAGCTACAACGTATATGTTAGCACTTACCAACCTTTTACGACCTGCACTGTCGTAATAATTTACCCCGGTAACTTCGCCGCTTTCGTTGCTTGATAAATGATACACCTTAGCATTGGGGATAATGGTTAAGTTGCCTGTTGCTACTGCATGATTAAGTAATGCGGCTCTTGCATCGCCTTTTGCGCCTGAAGAGCAGCCATAACTAGAGCAGTAACCAGAGTATTCACAGCTATTTCGGCCCATAGCAGGGCGCGATAATATAGCGCGCGGTACTGGAATAGCATGATAGCCAATCAGCTTTGCCGCTTTGTCTATCCACGACGCCACTGGGTGTTCTAATACAGGTGGATAAGGAAAGTCACTTGAACGAGGCTCTTGAAATGGGTGTTGCACTACTTTACCTGAAACCCCTATTTCGCGTTCAACCTTTGCATAGTATGGTTCTAATTCTTCATAAGTAATTGGCCAGTCTTCAACATTTGCTCCTTCAATTTCGCCAAATTCACTTTTTAATTTAAAGTCTATCGGTTTTAATCGATGAAAGTAGCCACTCATGAAATTAGATGAGCCGCCTACAACATTACCATTCCAAAAGCTCCAGCCTGACTCGCTAGTAGGTTCGCCCTGCCAGTATGCTTCGCCATTTTGGTCTTGGTATAGCTCTTCAATAACGTGCTGTTCGTCGCTTAATTTGGGGTTGTATGCGTCGCGCAAACTAATGGCAAGTTCGTCTTTAAAAAACTCTTTTTCTGTAAGCCAAGGTCCTTTTTCTAAAATAAGTACTTTAGCACCTGCTTTGGCTAAGGTGTAAGCAACGGGTGAAGCGCCTGCGCCGCTACCTACAATGCAAATATCATATTTCATGCTTTGGTTGTTCCTTGCGTGCGGGGTTTGCCTGCGAATGTGTTTCGGGTGGGAATTATATGCTTACTTGCAGTTGCCGCTTGTTTGCTTCGCTGTGGTAACTCGAAGTAACGCTCGCCGGCCTCAGGTAAAGGAAAACCTGCTTGGTGTTCAAGCCATTTCCAACCAATACCATTTGGGTTTCCTCCATACGAAGGTGGCGTTAACATTGCTTCGTACAAGTTACTTATTAGCATTGAGATCCAATTATCGCCTGCCGTTGAACGGCTAATGTCGCGCAAAACCTCTTCTTTATCTGTTGGTGTTAGAGCAATGAATACTTTATCGGTTTTCTTTTGGCTGTAACTATTTAACCAGCCAACGCCTTTGTATATAAAGTTTATTTCGTCTGTAGCGGTAGGTTGCTGATGAATGAGTTGATACAAGTAATATGTTGCTTTAATGTCGGTCGCACTAATGCCCTGCTCTGAATTGGGTAATAAATGATTAAGCACAGCGTTTAACGTTAGCCAAGGCTCTGCATTAAGTGTTGACTCAACATCTTCTTTTTGGGCAAACGTCAGTGAACTAAACGGTATTGCTGCTAATGCACTTGTTCCTGCAGCAGACTTTAGTAGTTGTCGGCGTGAAAGCTTGTCTTTAAGCCACTTAGGCGTATTATAGTGTTTGTTAAAAAATGACTCTTTCATTAGGGTACATTCAACTTTTGTAGGTTTTCGGGGTTGTTATTAATGTGCCATCGCTCAAGAAAAGCTATCCACTCAGTTCTAGAGTAGTTATCTCCCGCTAATAACTCTGCTGTGTCTTTAGATAACATCATTTTACCACTGCTAGTAGAGACATACATGTGAGGATAGCCTAAAACGGGCGGTAACGACTTCATAAATGCTTCATTTTCGTTAGCATCGCTTACGTTAATTTTAAGTAAAACATAATTTTTATGTAAAGTTTGGTATATATCAGGATTTTGCTCAAGAAATGCGTCCATTTTATGGCACCAAGTACACCAATTACCGCCAATTTCTATTATTACATTGCGTTGGCTAGCTTGCGCTAATGCGATTGCTGCCGTAGCATCGTTAAATGGGTTACGCGTTTCATCGTAGACTTTGCTGTATGCAGGTAAAGACTGCGTTAACTGCGCTACCGTTTTAGTATGCGCTGAAAAAGATAACAGCAGTGAAGCTAGTATAAGTATTAAAAGCGCTTTTATTGTTTGCATTAGCTGGCTCATTGGTTGTGTTATTTAATAAGACCTTCTACTTCGACACTATATTTCAAAATAGTTAACTAACTTTGACGCAAGGCTATATAAAATAAGGCGCTCAAAACGCTTGTTAAATAATATGTTTTTTGTGTGCTACTCATAAAATTAAAGTTATCTGTTAAATGATAGCTGTAAAAAAAACCGCTAGATTAAGCGGTTTTTTTGTTATGCGTTTAAGTTGCTATTATTTCTTAATAACTCAGCCACTATAGGGTTTTGTACTTTGTCTGAGTATGCTGCAAAGTACACTTTCTCCACTGGTATTCCTGTTAGTTCTGCTAGTTTGTCTAGCGTTTCATCTTCTGGTATTTTGCCGCAATTGCGCCAACCTGAAACGGTTTGCCGTCTAATTCCAAGTTTTTGAGAAAGCTTGTTGTCTGAAAGGTCTGATGTGGCTGCATTTAACACGTCTAAGAAGTTCATCATATTCACCTGTTTGTAGTTCGCATATTTAGTATATCACCATGTAAGCAGGGCGCAATCATGCATCTGGCCCGTTGACATGTCAGCTAAGGCGTTGCTATCTTCTAAATGCTTTCGTGGTGCAAGCCGTTTTGCCTGTTGTAGTTCGCACTCACTGTGTTGATTCAGCCCATAGCCACTTAAGCAACTTCTAAACATTTTTTACCCTGTGGTGGGTGCGTTGGCCGACAATCTCACCGATTCTTTTTCAGGGTAACTTTACGGGGTAAGAATTAATGCCAGTTGAAAAAATAACAAAAATTGACAATAGAGCAGCCTATCGAAAGCGGTTAGCTATTGCGCACAAGGTTAACCCGCTGAATGTTGACCTTATTAGACGCGTTTTATACGCAAAACTATTCCCTATTAACGATTAAAACAAAGTCCATGCTTAACAGCGTGGGCTTTCTTTTGCTCGTTAAAAAGGTTTTTTGGCTAATTGGGTGCGCTATTGGGTTGAAGAGAGTGGTAGTGCATTACGTTGAAAGATGGGGATTGAGTGGCCCAGTTCAGTATCAAGGACCTATCACCGAAACTGAACGCAGTACGAAGCGACGAATATGCAGGGGTCGCAGCCTGCTAAGTAACAAGTGCAACGGGTAGACCAACGGCAGCACGTTAAAAAGGCGAGGTAGTTACTTATGATATTTGTGTGGTGGGGCTGTAGGTGAAAGGGGCGCATTAGACTGAAAGCGCTGTAATTCCCACTATCTTCAACCGTTGTCAATCGGTTGGAGCGTCTGAAGCAATAACGCGAGCTTTAGATTGCTGCATGGCCTTTAGTGATTTAAGTATAAAAAGCTGCATTTAGCAGTAATTTTTTTACTGGTTCTCTAGGGGCTTGCTGCATCTGAAGCGCAGCGGAAGTGCAGCAATAATAAGGTAAAGAGTTTCAACGGTATAGCGTTGGCATTTATCAGCGGTTAAGAATTGGAGCGATAGCGACCTCCTTTTACAGCGCAAGCCCTGAAAGGGATTGTAAGAGGTTTTTAAAAAAGAAAACTGTTTAAGCAATTGAACAATTAAACAATCAAGAGGGTGCGGTGCGGCATTCAGAGCATTAGATTCAGAGTGCTGTCAATGCCCGTTAACCAATCTATAACGAAGTGTAATTTTTCGCCCAAAAAAATTTGCATTGAATGGAGTGAAAAGCGTGAAAGTTAGATTTACAGAAATTACATTGCAGCGCGATTATGAGTCGGGCCAGTTGGCAGCGATTCGCGGCAAGCATTCCGATGATTGCCCGTTCAGATTGCCAGGCCGCCGCGCAGCTTGGCAGCGTGGATTTCGTGATACTACATACCAGAGCGAGGCCAAGACTCCACAAACTGCGCAAAAATTCGCACAGCGAAACGTTAATGAATTAAGAAATATTTTAAAAAGGTGAAATGATATGTTCAAAGAGTCAATTAAGCGATTTTTCAAAATGAGTACAAATGTGGCTGTTGGTGGTTACTGGCATTCTATATCGGTTCCGCAAAATTTAGAGTCTTTAACGTTTCCGTTAAAAGATATTACAGAGATAAGAATGGTTTTGAATGGTCACGATTTATTTCCTGTAAAAACAGTAGATGAAATCAAAGATTTTACCGAGATGGTTCCTTGGCAGGATTTAATAATAATTAATAAAAAAAGCGCGACAATAAAGCTTCATAGGTTATCTGATACTTGTCATAAAGAACTTATGCTTTATTGCGAAAAGCAGGGTTGTATTACTTTTTTTTGTTTAACTAAATAACTGGAGTTTTAACAATGGTAACAACAAAGTTAATTGAGGTATTAAAGGCGAAAATTGCGGCTGTATTAAAAATGTCTATGTTACAACGTGCAGCTGCGGCCCAAACTTGCGTAATTGATTCAGTCAATATTATGCAATCGTTAAATGATGATCGTATTCATGACGCAGAAAGAATTAAAAAGCTCGAGGAAAAATTAGATAAGGCTTTTTTGTTAATTCAAAATCATATTAAAACGGGGCGTTGATTATGGCTAATGTAACAATAGGGCACGTAAAATGCCCGATAATGGGTGATAATGCCGAGGTTCGCAGAGATAAAAAACGAAAGTTATATTATGTTGGCCTTGCGGGTAAAATGACCCCTAATTTAATTGGGGGCCAGAAGTGGCTAGAAGAAAACACGCGTTTCATTAATGGTAACGGTGAACCGTTAACGAAAGTAACCGCTGAAAGTATAGCCGAAAAAATAGAAATAACCGAAGTGAAACCCGAAGTAAAACCCGTTAACGAAAATGCCCCGCCAAAAAAAGAAAAATCACTACTTAATTTTTTGTTTGATGAATAACATTTAAAAATACTAAACGTTGCGAAACGCTAAGGAATAAAGATGGATACACCAGAAACCCAAGATGCAGAAAATGCATGGGGAAGTTTAGAAATACAAGCTAATGAACTCGAATCCGAGTTACTACCAGAAAGCAAAGCCCCTGCTACTGAAAAAGGTAATATTTCAGTTCCTGATATGGAAATAGCCGAACTTTTAGGCCCCGCAATAAAAGTTACTGCCGATATATTTGCCCCGAATTGGGAGCTACAAGAGGCTGAATGTGAACAACTAGGCATAGTTTACGGTGCATTACTTGATAAATACTTACCTGATAATTCATTAAGTAAATTCGGCGTTGAAATATCGGCAATTATGGTTACGGGTATCATATTAAAAACCCGCGTAGGTAAGCCGATGCGAATAGAAAAAACAAAAGATAAAAAGCCGAGTGATCATGAAAGCGAGTCTGCTGTAAAAAAACAAGTCGTTGATAATGCATCAAGCAATGGTGTACTAACACCAAAGGGGGTAAAAGATGACAGTTAACACGGCGCTTGATGCTAAACATTTATATGCTTGTGGAAATTCAGGAACAGGAAAAAGCGCAAACATTAAAGTTAAATTATCACATTGTGAACGGGCTATTATTTTTGACCCCGACGATGAGTATCACACAGAAAAAGGTGTTATTCGTGTTGAAAGCCCCAATCAACTAATTGCATTGTTAAAAGCTAATGCTAATAGTTCGTTAAAAGTGGCATTTGTTGCCGAAGGTTTAAAAGCGTTTGAATTTTGGGCCAATGCTGCATTTGCTTGGAAAAATTGTTTAGCTATTGCTGAAGAAATTGCAGACGTTACAACAGCGGCAAAAGCTCCGCCGTGTTGGGGTAAATTAATCCGTAGGGGCCGCAAGTACGGTATAACTATTTGCGCAGTTACTCAGCGCCCCGCCGAGGCAGATAAAACCATATTGTCAAATGCGGCATTTATTAGAACGGGCGCGTTAGGTCGATTAAATGACAGACAAGCGGTAGCAAAAGAAATTGATATTCATTACGACGAAATAGCACGTTTAAAGCCGTTGGATTGGATAGAGTTTAATAGGGCTGATTTGTCGGTTACTGGTGGACGATTGGGAACAACCGCAATATATGACTATAACCGAGAGTCTAAAGCGTTTGAACTAAGACAAAAAGAAACTAAAACACATCAAGAGAAACCGAAAGCCGTTAAAAAAACCCGAAAAAAAACCCCGTTAAAAAAATAATTTTTCGTTAACGGGAATTTACATAAACGCTATTGTTTACATTAAAAAAATAGTTAATCTTTAGTTTTCAAGTGCGGCACGTTGTGAAACGCCCGCAAATCAAATCGCAATGTCGGGAGACACGCCATGTTTACAAAAGCAATGCTGAAAAACGCACTAGCTTCAATTGTTGTTCTAGCAGCAATCAAAAAATTTGCACCTTTATCTGTCAAAAAATACTTATAAGGGGTTGGTATGAAAATTTTAGAACAGTTACCAACTATTGCAAATGTCGCAGCGGGTAATACAGTTTCAATTGTAATGCCAACGGGTAACACCTATGAGGCTGTATACCTCTATTTTTCAGGTGTAACCGCTACGCAATTGAAAAATATTCGCCATGAAATTAACGGAAATTTAATTTCCGAATATGTCAACGGGCAACGTATTTTATCAATAGATGCGCATTATGACCGCGCAGCTACTTCGGGCTGTATAACGTTTAACTTTAAACGTCCTGAGTTACATCAATTACGTGACAAACGTTTTTTTGGTTTAGATACTCATAAAAGCCAAGGTATTCAAACGTGTAATATCTCTATTGATATTGATGCAGGGGCAACAGCGCCA is a genomic window containing:
- a CDS encoding thioredoxin family protein, with the translated sequence MQTIKALLILILASLLLSFSAHTKTVAQLTQSLPAYSKVYDETRNPFNDATAAIALAQASQRNVIIEIGGNWCTWCHKMDAFLEQNPDIYQTLHKNYVLLKINVSDANENEAFMKSLPPVLGYPHMYVSTSSGKMMLSKDTAELLAGDNYSRTEWIAFLERWHINNNPENLQKLNVP
- a CDS encoding ATP-binding protein; the encoded protein is MTVNTALDAKHLYACGNSGTGKSANIKVKLSHCERAIIFDPDDEYHTEKGVIRVESPNQLIALLKANANSSLKVAFVAEGLKAFEFWANAAFAWKNCLAIAEEIADVTTAAKAPPCWGKLIRRGRKYGITICAVTQRPAEADKTILSNAAFIRTGALGRLNDRQAVAKEIDIHYDEIARLKPLDWIEFNRADLSVTGGRLGTTAIYDYNRESKAFELRQKETKTHQEKPKAVKKTRKKTPLKK
- a CDS encoding GMC family oxidoreductase; translated protein: MKYDICIVGSGAGASPVAYTLAKAGAKVLILEKGPWLTEKEFFKDELAISLRDAYNPKLSDEQHVIEELYQDQNGEAYWQGEPTSESGWSFWNGNVVGGSSNFMSGYFHRLKPIDFKLKSEFGEIEGANVEDWPITYEELEPYYAKVEREIGVSGKVVQHPFQEPRSSDFPYPPVLEHPVASWIDKAAKLIGYHAIPVPRAILSRPAMGRNSCEYSGYCSSYGCSSGAKGDARAALLNHAVATGNLTIIPNAKVYHLSSNESGEVTGVNYYDSAGRKRLVSANIYVVACQAIETSRLLLASKSKKFPNGLANNNGQVGKNLVFSAGGTGQGDFSYDQLTEQKQAELKQVGPFINRALQDWYQINDKNFNGANQQGKAKGGTIDFLFYQNPIARARGTERDENGELMWGKQLQAALHKEFTSYKTLRFEVFNDWLPTDDCFVTLDQETTDKWGDPVAKVRIGAHGHDLLVGEYLAEKGAKLLEAMGAENISTSVSSYPPTNLMAGGCRFGVDPKTSVLDKNCRAHEVNNLYVTDGSFMPTGGSVPYTFTIYANAFRVAEHIKRLWKQVSLKP
- a CDS encoding ribosome modulation factor — translated: MKVRFTEITLQRDYESGQLAAIRGKHSDDCPFRLPGRRAAWQRGFRDTTYQSEAKTPQTAQKFAQRNVNELRNILKR
- a CDS encoding Mu transposase C-terminal domain-containing protein — protein: MTDFNDEFDESIIPNKPETPSQYVKLDNANLIKRDLDTFPDFLKEKALDKYKLISFIDKEIKGGWTQKNINPIIDKLFNEGNSNRPNWRTVARWRKKYIESNGDLASLVSEHHKRGNRKKRIEGDEAFFDKALERFLDAKRPKVSKAYQYYKDLIVIANEKIVEGKIPAVSYTAFNKRIKALPPYPLAVARHGKFKADQWFAYCSSHIPPTRILERVEIDHTPLDLILLDDELLIPIGRPYLTLLIDVFSGCIMGFHLSYKCPSYVSAAKAISHAIKPKSLDSLSIELQNDWPCYGKIENLVVDNGAEFWSKSLEHACHSAGINIQYNPVRKPWLKPFVERFFGVINQYFLSELPGKTFSNILEKEEYKPEKDAIMRFSTFVEEFHRWIVDVHHQESDSRETRIPIKQWNTGFDVYPPLKMSDEEEERFSVLMRISDERTLTRNGFKFEELMYDSTALADYRKHYPQTKKTIKKIIKVDPDDISKIYVYLDELNSYLEVPCTDLSGYTKGLSLYEHKTIKKINREIIRESKDSLGLAKARMAIHERVKQEQELFITTKHKAKILAVKKQAQLADISNTGKGTIKIEQDDNVKLLSGDKTRFTSSIIDSWCDDLEAFE
- a CDS encoding gluconate 2-dehydrogenase subunit 3 family protein; translation: MKESFFNKHYNTPKWLKDKLSRRQLLKSAAGTSALAAIPFSSLTFAQKEDVESTLNAEPWLTLNAVLNHLLPNSEQGISATDIKATYYLYQLIHQQPTATDEINFIYKGVGWLNSYSQKKTDKVFIALTPTDKEEVLRDISRSTAGDNWISMLISNLYEAMLTPPSYGGNPNGIGWKWLEHQAGFPLPEAGERYFELPQRSKQAATASKHIIPTRNTFAGKPRTQGTTKA
- a CDS encoding helix-turn-helix domain-containing protein, producing MMNFLDVLNAATSDLSDNKLSQKLGIRRQTVSGWRNCGKIPEDETLDKLAELTGIPVEKVYFAAYSDKVQNPIVAELLRNNSNLNA
- a CDS encoding TnsA endonuclease N-terminal domain-containing protein — encoded protein: MYIRNLRKPSPNKNVFKFASAKVNEVIMCESTLEFDACFHHEYNDEIEDYGSQPEGFKYEFNGKIFPYTPDALILYKNSNEKYHEYKPYSQISSLLFRAKFKAKRKASLKLGRELILVTDRQIRVNPILNNLKLLHRYSGVYGVNTVQKELLNLIQKSGAMKFNDVSSQVGLSTGEARSFLYALIHKGFLRADLSRDDLTNNPTLWPVYD